In Streptomyces sp. NBC_01231, the sequence GTGATCCGCTCCTCCTTGGGGCCGATCGCGATGAACGTCGAGTCCAGGGGCCCGACTTCGACGTCCTCGGCCCGCCAGTCGGCGTCCGGGTGGCCCTCGGCGGAGAAGGTGACGACCGGGACGGTGGCCTCCTTGACCAGCCGGCGCCCGTACTCGTCGTCGAAGTTGACGACGCCGAGCCTGCTGCGTTTCGGCGTGAACAGCTGCGCCTTGGCCTGGAAGTAGTCCTCCATGTCGGAGTGGAACTCCATGTGCTCCGGGCTCAGGTTGGTGAAGACACCGAGATCGAACACACAGGCGTCGACCCGCCCGAGAACCAGGGCATGGCTGGAGACCTCCATGGCGACCGCCTCGACGCCGCGCTCGCGCATGACCGCGAACAGGGCCTGGAGGTCGGTGGCTTCGGGGGTGGTGCGCTCGGACTTGATGCGCTCGTCGCCGATACGCGTCTCGACGGTCCCGATCAGTCCGGTGGCCCTGGCCGTTCGCAGGCCGCCCTCGACGAGGTAGGCGGTGGTGGTCTTGCCGGAGGTACCGGTGATGCCGATCTGGAGCAGATCGCGGCCCGGGTGGCCGTAGATCGTGGCCGCCAGTTCGCCCATCAGCGCACGCGGGTCGGCGACGACCAGCACCGGCAGCCCGGTGGCGGTTGCCCGTTCGGCGCCCGTCGGGTCGGTCAGCACGGCGACCGCGCCGAGGCCGGCGGCCTGGGTGACGAAGTCGGCGCCGTGCAGGCGGGCGCCCGGGAGGGCGGCGTACAGGTCTCCGGGGCGGACGGCGCGCGAGTCGTGGGTGATGCCCGTGACCTCGGCGGCGCCGGCCGGACCCGTCGGCTTTTCGGCACCCAGCTGATCGGCGAGCTCCACGAGGGGCGTTGCGGAGACCTGGACCGGCCGGGGCGGTCCCTGATATGTCACGGGTGCGCCCTTCTGGGTGTTTTGGGGCTGATCAGGGTGTGGCACGGCGGTGAGCGTACCGGGCGCACCGGCCTCGGAGCGAAGTGAGGGGCGGGGCGTTGCCTGGTTCCCGGAATCGGGGGTGGTCGTTGTCACGAGGTGGTTCCTGGGTGCTCGGTACTGATCAGGATGCGGGGTCCTGACTGGTCGGGATCGAGGCCCGGCCGGTCAGGGTTTGTAGCTGACCGGGAGGCTGGCGGCCTTGGCCCCGGTCGGCGGGATCTGAAGCGACTTCAGGGCGAACTCCATGACCTGTTTGTAGACGGGTCCGCAGATCTGGCCACCGAAGTAGTTGCCCTTGGTGGCGTTCTGGATGGCGCAGTAGACGGTGATGCGGGGCTTGTCGGCGGGCGCGAAGCCGGCGAACGACGAGGTGTAGCCCTTGTACTTGCCGGTGGCCGGATCTACGCGGTTGGCCGTGCCCGTCTTGCCCGCGACCCGGTAGCCCGGGATGCGCGCCTTGGTGCCGGTGCCCTCCTCGTCGTCCACGACGGACTCCAGCATCCGGGCGAGGGTCTTGGCCGTCTTCGCGCTCACGACCCTTGTCTCCTTGGGCTTCGCGGCGGGCGTGAAGCGTCCGTCCGGTCCCTTGGTGCCGCGCACGAGCGAGGGTTCGACGCGTACGCCGCCATTGGCGATGGTCGAGTAGACCGAGGCCGCCTGCACCGCGTTGAGGGACACACCCTGGCCGAAAGGAATCGTGAACTGCTGCGAGGTCGACCAGTCGCCGGGCGCCGCGAGGATGCCCTTCGTCTCGCCGGGGAAGTCGAGCCCGGTGTAGCTGCCGATGCCGAACTTGCGCAGGTACGAGTAGAGGACCTGGTTGGCCTGCCGCTGCGTCTTGCCGAGCTGGCCGGTGGCGAGGATGGTGCCGATGTTGCTGGACTTGGCGAGCACGCCGTTGAGCGTGAGGTACCAGGTCGGGTGGTCGATGTCGTCCTTGAACAGCCGGTCGCCGCGGTGCAGCCGGTTGGGCACGACGACGTGTGTCAGCGGGGTGGCGACGTTCTGCTCGAGGACGGCGGCCATCGACATGACCTTGGCGGTGGAGCCCGGTTCGAAGGCGTCCTGGAGGGCGGCGTTGCCCATGTTCACCGAGCTGGCCTTGGACAGGTCGTTCGGGTCGAAGCCGGGCGAGTTTGCCATGGCGAGGATCTCACCGGTCCGGGTGTCCTGCACCATCACATAGCCGCGATCCGCTCCGGACGCCTTGACCTGCTCCGTGATCGCGTTCTGCGCGGCCCACTGGATGTCGCGGTCGACGGTGAGCTCGACATCGCTGCCGGGCACGGCGGGTGTCTCGGTCGAGCCCACGGTCGGCACCTGGCGGCCTCCGGCCTGGGCGTAGCGGATCTTGCCGTCCTTGCCGGACAGCAGGCTGTTCAGTTGCTGCTCGACACCTCCGGCGCCCTTGCCCTCGGCGTCGACCCAGCCCAGTATCCCGGCGGCGAGATCTCCGTTCGGGTACACCCGCTTGCTGGTCGGGACGGCGAGGACGCCCGAGAGGGCGTTGACGGTGCTCGGGTCCGTCTCGGCCTTGTCGGCCAGCGCCGTCTTCAGGTCCTTGATCTGCTTCCAGACCTGTGGGGTCTGGCGATAGGCGAGCACGGCGTAGCGCAGGTTCGGGTTCGCGGGCCTGAGCTTCTTGACGAGCGTGTCCTGTTCCACACCGAGGATCGGGGCGAGGAGAGCGGCCGCCTGCTCGGGCCCGTCGTCGACCTTCAACTGCTTGCGGGTGAACAGCGTGGGGTCGGCGGTGATGGTGTACGCGTCCACGCTGGTGGCGAGGGCCACGCCGGCGCGGTCGGTGATCCCGCCCCGGTCGGCGGCCAGGGTGTAGCCGACATACCGGTTCTGTTCGGCCTTGGCGGCGTACGTGCTCGCGTCGACGGCCTGCACCTGGAGCAGTCGTACGACGAAGGCGATGAGTACGAGGGCGAGCGCGAGGCCGACCATGCGCAACCGGGGGCGCGGGCTGCCCAGCCGGATGACGTTGGGGGCCGCAGGGCGGGGTGCGGAGCGGGGCGCCGGGCGGCGGGGCGGGCGGGCGCCGGGGCCCTGGCCGCGCCGGGCGGCGGGGCGGGCGGGACGCTCGGGTCGGGCCGGCCGGGGCACGCGGCGGCGCGGTGGTTCCCTGTCGGACACTTCCGTCACCTGCCGGGGGTCGGAGTCGGGGTCGTAAAGGACGGGATTACCGGGGTCGCCCCGGCCGGCTGGGCGGGTTCGGGGGCGGCGGGGCCGGGCGTGGGCGTCTGTGTCGGCGCAGTGGCCGCCGGGACGGCGGGGTCGGTCGCCGGGGTCGGCCGGGTCCCGATGCCCATCGCTTCGGGGGCCAGGACGAGCGGGATCCGTGCGGAGGCCGGCTCGGCGCCGACGGCGGGGCTCGGTACGCCCTTGACGGTGCCGTCGGGGTTCAGGAAGGCCGGGTCGCCGCCGGGCACCATGCCGAGTTCGCGGGCGCGGCGCTGGAGGGCTTCGGGAGCCGAGTAGGCGTCGATGTCCCGTTGGAGCGCCTGTTCCTCGTCGGTGAGGTCCGTCGTCCCCTTCTGCACGTCGTCGAGTTTGAACGAGCCTTCGGAGAGGGCGGAGTTCAGCATCAGCAGCCCGATGAGGCCACCGCCGAGGAGGAGTACCACCAGCAGGACGAAGGGGGTGCGGGCGGCTTGGCCGGAGCCGGCCGTGACCGGGATGAGCCGCGCGAGCCGAGCGGCCCTGCCCCTCAGTCGGGGTTTCCTGCTCACTCGTCCTCCCCCTGAGTCCCCTGAGTGCGGATGTCCGACCTGCCCACCCCTGGCTTCGGGTCGCACCGGACCGCCGGCCCCTGCGCCTGCCTCACTCGATGTCCTCCCTGATGCGCTCGGCTCCGCGCAGTCGCGCCGGTGCCGCCCGCCGGTTCTCGGCGATCTCTTCCTCGGTGGGAAGTTCGGCACCACGCGTGAGCAGCTTGAGCCGCGGCTGGTAGCGCTCGGGGACGACCGGCAGCCCGGCGGGCGCGGTGGTGGCGGCGCCGGCCGCGAACACCTGCTTGACCAGTCGGTCCTCCAGCGAGTGGTACGACAGGACGGCGATCCGGCCGCCCACGTCCAACGCCTTCACCGCGGCCGGGATCGCCCGCTCCAGGACGGAGAGTTCACCGTTGACCTCGATGCGCAGGGCCTGGAAGGTGCGCTTGGCCGGGTTCCCGCCGGTGCGCTTGGCGGCCTGCGGCAGGCTGTCCCGGATCAGCTCCACGAGCCGTGCGCTGTTGCTGAAGGGCTCCTTGTCGCGCTCCCGCACGATCGCGGACACGATCCGCTTGGCCTGCTTCTCCTCGCCGTACGCCCTGAGGATCCGGACGAGTTCGCCGGCCGGATAGGTGTTGAGGACCTCGGCGGCGCTGATCCCGGTCGTCTGGTCCATGCGCATGTCGAGCGGGGCGTCCTGGGCGTAGGCGAAGCCGCGGTCGGCCTCGTCGAGTTGCATGGAGGAGACACCGAGGTCGAAGAGAACACCTTGGACGCGCGGCACAC encodes:
- the rsmH gene encoding 16S rRNA (cytosine(1402)-N(4))-methyltransferase RsmH encodes the protein MSESRHVPVMLRRCLDLLAPALEERPGAVVVDCTLGLGGHSEALLARFPEARLVALDRDKEALRLSGERLAPYGERAGLVHAVYDELPEVLDRLGVPRVQGVLFDLGVSSMQLDEADRGFAYAQDAPLDMRMDQTTGISAAEVLNTYPAGELVRILRAYGEEKQAKRIVSAIVRERDKEPFSNSARLVELIRDSLPQAAKRTGGNPAKRTFQALRIEVNGELSVLERAIPAAVKALDVGGRIAVLSYHSLEDRLVKQVFAAGAATTAPAGLPVVPERYQPRLKLLTRGAELPTEEEIAENRRAAPARLRGAERIREDIE
- a CDS encoding septum formation initiator family protein; protein product: MSRKPRLRGRAARLARLIPVTAGSGQAARTPFVLLVVLLLGGGLIGLLMLNSALSEGSFKLDDVQKGTTDLTDEEQALQRDIDAYSAPEALQRRARELGMVPGGDPAFLNPDGTVKGVPSPAVGAEPASARIPLVLAPEAMGIGTRPTPATDPAVPAATAPTQTPTPGPAAPEPAQPAGATPVIPSFTTPTPTPGR
- a CDS encoding UDP-N-acetylmuramoyl-L-alanyl-D-glutamate--2,6-diaminopimelate ligase; translated protein: MTYQGPPRPVQVSATPLVELADQLGAEKPTGPAGAAEVTGITHDSRAVRPGDLYAALPGARLHGADFVTQAAGLGAVAVLTDPTGAERATATGLPVLVVADPRALMGELAATIYGHPGRDLLQIGITGTSGKTTTAYLVEGGLRTARATGLIGTVETRIGDERIKSERTTPEATDLQALFAVMRERGVEAVAMEVSSHALVLGRVDACVFDLGVFTNLSPEHMEFHSDMEDYFQAKAQLFTPKRSRLGVVNFDDEYGRRLVKEATVPVVTFSAEGHPDADWRAEDVEVGPLDSTFIAIGPKEERITARSPLAGPFNVANTLAAIVTLAAAGLDPQTAADGIGAVPGVPGRLERVDAGQPYLAVVDYAHKTDAVESVLRALRKVTEGQLHVVLGCGGDRDKTKRMPMGAAVARHADTAVLTSDNPRSEDPLAILATMLQGAASVPAHERGEVQVFEDRAAAIAAAVSRARPGDTVLVAGKGHEQGQDIAGVVRPFDDRQVLREAIQKTQG
- a CDS encoding penicillin-binding protein 2, which gives rise to MTEVSDREPPRRRVPRPARPERPARPAARRGQGPGARPPRRPAPRSAPRPAAPNVIRLGSPRPRLRMVGLALALVLIAFVVRLLQVQAVDASTYAAKAEQNRYVGYTLAADRGGITDRAGVALATSVDAYTITADPTLFTRKQLKVDDGPEQAAALLAPILGVEQDTLVKKLRPANPNLRYAVLAYRQTPQVWKQIKDLKTALADKAETDPSTVNALSGVLAVPTSKRVYPNGDLAAGILGWVDAEGKGAGGVEQQLNSLLSGKDGKIRYAQAGGRQVPTVGSTETPAVPGSDVELTVDRDIQWAAQNAITEQVKASGADRGYVMVQDTRTGEILAMANSPGFDPNDLSKASSVNMGNAALQDAFEPGSTAKVMSMAAVLEQNVATPLTHVVVPNRLHRGDRLFKDDIDHPTWYLTLNGVLAKSSNIGTILATGQLGKTQRQANQVLYSYLRKFGIGSYTGLDFPGETKGILAAPGDWSTSQQFTIPFGQGVSLNAVQAASVYSTIANGGVRVEPSLVRGTKGPDGRFTPAAKPKETRVVSAKTAKTLARMLESVVDDEEGTGTKARIPGYRVAGKTGTANRVDPATGKYKGYTSSFAGFAPADKPRITVYCAIQNATKGNYFGGQICGPVYKQVMEFALKSLQIPPTGAKAASLPVSYKP